One segment of Acidimicrobiales bacterium DNA contains the following:
- a CDS encoding redox-sensing transcriptional repressor Rex — protein sequence MDRSRRRIPEATVARLPVYLRTLAEMRDAQVATVSSERLAELAGVNAAKVRKDLSYLGTYGTRGVGYDVEYLLFQMSRALGLTKDWPVVIVGMGNLGAALANYGGFGERGFPVAALVDADRTKVGTTLAGHRIHHLDELPDLVAGHGIAIGIVATPANVAQDVADRLVDAGVTSILNFAPAVVTVEPPALLRKVDLALELQILSFYRQRDGLDGGVGGTNGHRPDPDPDHDPGAGDGPRPATVPPTGRR from the coding sequence GTGGATCGCAGCCGTCGTCGCATCCCCGAGGCCACGGTGGCCAGGCTCCCCGTCTACCTGCGCACCCTCGCCGAGATGCGCGACGCCCAGGTCGCGACGGTCTCCTCCGAGCGCCTCGCCGAGCTGGCCGGCGTGAACGCCGCGAAGGTGCGCAAGGACCTCTCCTACCTCGGGACCTACGGCACCCGCGGCGTGGGCTACGACGTCGAGTACCTGCTGTTCCAGATGAGCCGCGCCCTCGGCCTCACCAAGGACTGGCCCGTCGTCATCGTCGGGATGGGCAACCTCGGTGCGGCCCTCGCCAACTACGGCGGGTTCGGCGAGCGCGGGTTCCCGGTGGCGGCGCTCGTCGACGCCGACCGCACCAAGGTGGGCACGACGCTCGCCGGCCACCGGATCCACCACCTCGACGAGCTCCCCGACCTCGTGGCCGGGCACGGCATCGCCATCGGGATCGTCGCCACCCCCGCCAACGTCGCCCAGGACGTGGCCGACCGCCTCGTCGACGCCGGCGTCACCTCGATCCTCAACTTCGCCCCTGCGGTCGTCACCGTCGAGCCGCCGGCGCTGCTGCGCAAGGTCGACCTCGCCCTCGAGCTCCAGATCCTCAGCTTCTACCGCCAGCGGGACGGGCTCGACGGAGGGGTCGGGGGCACCAACGGCCACCGGCCCGACCCCGACCCCGACCACGATCCCGGTGCCGGCGACGGTCCCCGTCCGGCGACCGTCCCCCCGACGGGGCGGCGCTGA
- a CDS encoding AMP-binding protein codes for MNLATIAEPHPEEAVALVVDDVETTFGELRALVAAARRGLAGLGVEPGDRVAVACGNDVTFVVAHLAAVGLGAVTVPLNPLAPAPALAHEIEVTGAVLLVADPAVAEAAMECRRCPDLRTVVIGGSPEWDDLLAAEPVPIVPRESDDLAVLLFTSGTAGAPRPAMLTHGNLLSNLAQISSLENRRPRVGDVSLGVLPLFHVFGLNVVLHLGLQTGTKVVLCDRFDAEEAARLVVRHRVTHVAGAPAMWAAWARAVDVADDAFVTVRVATSGAAKLPLDVAEACLERFGLDIAEGYGLTETSPVVTSSTEVESPAGSVGVPLAGVEIRIVDVDGEPALQHDPGEIWVRGPNVFVGYWNDPEATARALTPDGWLRTGDMAVVDEDGNIFLVDRAKELVIVSGFNVFPGEVEDVLVEHPAVEAAAVVGVPDDATGEAVKAWVVPTIGAELDPAELREFCRDHLARYKCPSEFAVVDQLPVGMTGKVLRRVLR; via the coding sequence GTGAACCTGGCCACGATCGCCGAACCGCACCCTGAGGAGGCCGTCGCCCTCGTCGTCGACGATGTCGAGACGACCTTCGGTGAGCTGCGAGCCCTGGTGGCCGCCGCCCGACGTGGGCTCGCCGGGCTCGGCGTCGAGCCCGGCGACCGGGTCGCCGTGGCGTGTGGCAACGACGTGACCTTCGTCGTGGCGCACCTCGCCGCGGTCGGGCTCGGTGCGGTCACCGTGCCGCTGAACCCGCTGGCGCCCGCCCCGGCGCTCGCCCACGAGATCGAGGTGACCGGCGCCGTCCTCCTGGTGGCCGACCCGGCCGTCGCCGAGGCGGCCATGGAGTGCCGCCGCTGCCCCGACCTGCGCACCGTGGTCATCGGCGGGAGCCCCGAGTGGGACGACCTCCTGGCCGCCGAGCCCGTGCCGATCGTCCCCCGGGAGTCCGACGACCTGGCGGTGCTGTTGTTCACCTCCGGCACGGCCGGCGCACCCCGCCCGGCGATGCTCACCCACGGCAACCTCCTGTCGAACCTGGCCCAGATCTCGTCGCTCGAGAACCGGCGGCCCCGCGTCGGCGACGTGAGCCTCGGCGTCCTGCCCCTGTTCCACGTCTTCGGCCTCAACGTGGTCCTGCACCTCGGGCTGCAGACCGGGACGAAGGTCGTGCTGTGCGACCGGTTCGACGCCGAGGAGGCGGCGCGCCTCGTCGTGCGCCACCGGGTCACGCACGTGGCCGGCGCACCGGCGATGTGGGCGGCGTGGGCCCGCGCCGTCGACGTGGCCGATGACGCCTTCGTCACGGTCAGGGTGGCGACCTCGGGCGCCGCGAAGCTCCCCCTCGACGTCGCCGAGGCGTGCCTCGAGCGGTTCGGCCTCGACATCGCCGAGGGCTACGGCCTCACCGAGACCTCCCCCGTCGTCACCTCGAGCACCGAGGTCGAGTCGCCGGCCGGGTCGGTGGGGGTCCCGTTGGCCGGCGTCGAGATCCGGATCGTCGACGTCGACGGCGAGCCCGCGCTCCAGCACGACCCGGGCGAGATCTGGGTGCGCGGCCCCAACGTGTTCGTCGGCTACTGGAACGACCCCGAGGCCACGGCGCGTGCCCTCACCCCCGACGGCTGGTTGCGCACCGGCGACATGGCGGTCGTCGACGAGGACGGGAACATCTTCCTGGTCGACCGGGCCAAGGAGCTCGTCATCGTCTCGGGCTTCAACGTGTTCCCCGGGGAGGTGGAGGACGTGCTCGTCGAGCACCCCGCCGTCGAGGCGGCCGCCGTGGTGGGGGTGCCCGACGACGCCACCGGCGAGGCCGTCAAGGCGTGGGTGGTGCCCACCATCGGCGCGGAGCTGGATCCGGCCGAGTTGCGGGAGTTCTGTCGCGACCACCTCGCCCGGTACAAGTGCCCCTCGGAGTTCGCCGTGGTCGACCAGCTCCCCGTCGGCATGACCGGCAAGGTGCTGCGCCGGGTCCTGCGCTGA
- a CDS encoding ABC transporter ATP-binding protein, with amino-acid sequence MSAAIVTEGLTRAFAHGRAVDGVSLEVERGQVLALLGPNGAGKTTTVRLLDGVLLPDAGRSAVLGLDPVTQGEEVRRRTGVLTENAGLDDRLTSLENLAYVARVRGYGRTEARKRSMELLERFGMADRAGDLTQGFSTGQRKRVALARALLHDPELLFLDEPTSGLDPAGTRDVIDLIGEMAAEGRTIVLATHFLGEAGRLADRMAVLHHGRLRAFGAPGELAAGLWSGVGAELDLGAEATAPTVEALRAVPGVQGAFTHPGGARLVVDDREVLPRVVATAVGLGLDVYGAAVRTPSLEDVYFAIERRIADEDGEVVTDGFAPRADPDGLTGSRPLDGANR; translated from the coding sequence GTGAGTGCCGCCATCGTCACCGAGGGGCTGACCCGCGCCTTCGCCCACGGACGGGCGGTGGACGGCGTCTCGCTGGAGGTCGAGCGGGGGCAGGTGCTCGCGCTGCTCGGCCCCAACGGCGCCGGGAAGACGACGACGGTGCGCCTGCTCGACGGGGTGCTGCTGCCCGACGCCGGCCGGTCCGCCGTCCTCGGCCTCGATCCGGTCACCCAGGGGGAGGAGGTCCGCCGCCGCACCGGTGTGCTCACCGAGAACGCCGGGCTCGACGACCGGCTCACCTCGCTCGAGAACCTCGCGTACGTGGCCCGGGTCCGGGGGTACGGGCGCACCGAGGCCCGGAAGCGCTCCATGGAGCTGCTGGAGCGCTTCGGGATGGCCGACCGGGCCGGGGACCTCACCCAGGGCTTCTCGACGGGGCAGCGCAAGCGGGTGGCCCTGGCCAGAGCGCTGCTGCACGACCCCGAGCTGCTCTTCCTCGACGAACCGACCTCGGGCCTCGACCCCGCCGGCACCCGCGACGTGATCGACCTGATCGGCGAGATGGCCGCCGAGGGACGCACGATCGTCCTGGCCACCCACTTCCTCGGCGAGGCGGGACGCCTCGCCGACCGGATGGCGGTGCTGCACCACGGACGCCTCCGGGCGTTCGGCGCACCCGGGGAGCTCGCCGCCGGCCTCTGGTCGGGGGTCGGCGCCGAGCTCGACCTCGGCGCCGAGGCCACCGCCCCGACCGTCGAGGCCCTGCGGGCGGTGCCGGGGGTCCAGGGCGCCTTCACGCACCCGGGTGGTGCCCGGCTGGTCGTCGACGACCGCGAGGTCCTCCCCCGCGTCGTCGCCACCGCCGTCGGCCTCGGCCTCGACGTCTACGGCGCCGCCGTGCGGACCCCCTCGCTCGAGGACGTGTACTTCGCCATCGAACGACGCATCGCCGACGAGGACGGCGAAGTCGTGACCGACGGCTTCGCACCGCGGGCGGACCCGGACGGCCTGACCGGGTCCCGCCCGCTCGACGGAGCGAACCGGTGA
- a CDS encoding ABC transporter permease subunit — MTPVDRHAVATIVGRDLRAVSRSKAIVLPMVLVPALLLLALPFSIGLIARSVPSDQVDTALDSPLLSGLVDPILSLPEKEQLIVLVLGYLLPPLLLVIPLMVSAVLAADAFAGEKERRTLEVLLHLPVSDRDMFVAKVLSAFLPAVAITWLGAIVFAVIGNVVAWPVMGRVFLPYDQFFVMVVWVGPAVALLALGLLVVVSSRAKTTQEANQLGGAVILPLIFVAAAQASALLLLPPLGVALVGGVLWVVAGGLLWLNSRRFTRDRLAARA, encoded by the coding sequence GTGACGCCGGTCGACCGCCACGCAGTGGCCACGATCGTCGGCCGCGACCTCCGGGCGGTGAGCCGGTCGAAGGCGATCGTGCTGCCGATGGTCCTCGTCCCGGCCCTGCTGCTGTTGGCGCTGCCGTTCTCGATCGGGCTGATCGCCCGGTCGGTGCCGAGCGACCAGGTCGACACCGCCCTCGACTCCCCGCTCCTCTCGGGCCTCGTCGACCCGATCCTCTCGCTGCCCGAGAAGGAGCAGCTCATCGTCTTGGTGCTCGGCTACCTGCTCCCCCCGTTGCTGCTCGTCATCCCCCTGATGGTGTCGGCGGTGCTGGCCGCCGACGCGTTCGCCGGGGAGAAGGAGCGCCGCACGCTCGAGGTGCTGTTGCACCTCCCGGTGAGCGACCGCGACATGTTCGTGGCCAAGGTCCTGTCGGCGTTCCTCCCTGCGGTGGCGATCACGTGGCTGGGCGCGATCGTGTTCGCGGTCATCGGCAACGTGGTGGCCTGGCCCGTGATGGGGCGCGTCTTCCTGCCCTACGACCAGTTCTTCGTCATGGTCGTGTGGGTCGGCCCCGCGGTGGCGCTGCTCGCCCTGGGACTGCTGGTGGTCGTGTCGTCCCGGGCCAAGACCACCCAGGAGGCCAACCAGCTCGGCGGTGCGGTCATCCTCCCGCTCATCTTCGTCGCCGCCGCGCAGGCCTCGGCGCTGCTCCTGCTCCCGCCGCTGGGCGTGGCGCTGGTGGGCGGGGTGCTGTGGGTCGTCGCCGGGGGGCTGTTGTGGCTCAACAGCCGCCGCTTCACCCGGGACCGACTCGCCGCCCGGGCATGA
- a CDS encoding SAM-dependent chlorinase/fluorinase, which produces MAPRYDTITFLSDYGRVDEFVGVVHSVIRSIAPDVAVIDLTHDIHPYDVRAGALTLARSAQFLCPGVVLAVVDPAVGTTRRPIAVEVGEGASVLVGPDNGLLAPAVAMCGGATRAVELRSEEHRLDTGAATFDGRDVFGPAAAHLARGVALTDLGPLVDPVTLMPGLVPLSRHEDGELVAEVLWVDRYGNAQLNVEPEELEGFDERVAVVVDGVHHTGHRADTFARVAPGEVGLVTDSYGLVALAFDRDSAARELGLRAGSGVSIRSLDGADRPGFVTPVTLSIRRAAGEEATP; this is translated from the coding sequence ATGGCGCCGCGCTACGACACCATCACCTTCCTGTCCGACTACGGCCGCGTCGACGAGTTCGTCGGGGTCGTCCACTCGGTCATCCGGTCGATCGCCCCCGACGTGGCGGTGATCGACCTGACCCACGACATCCACCCCTACGACGTGCGGGCCGGGGCCCTCACCCTCGCCCGCAGCGCCCAGTTCCTCTGCCCGGGCGTCGTGCTCGCCGTGGTCGACCCGGCCGTGGGCACCACCCGCCGCCCGATCGCCGTCGAGGTCGGCGAGGGCGCCTCGGTGCTCGTGGGGCCCGACAACGGCCTCCTGGCCCCGGCGGTGGCGATGTGCGGCGGTGCCACCCGCGCCGTCGAGCTGCGCTCCGAGGAGCACCGCCTCGACACCGGTGCCGCCACGTTCGACGGTCGTGACGTGTTCGGCCCGGCCGCCGCGCACCTGGCCCGGGGTGTGGCGCTCACCGACCTCGGGCCGCTGGTCGACCCGGTCACGTTGATGCCGGGGCTCGTGCCCCTGAGCCGTCACGAGGACGGCGAGCTCGTCGCCGAGGTGCTGTGGGTCGACCGGTACGGCAACGCACAGCTCAACGTCGAACCCGAGGAGCTCGAAGGGTTCGACGAGCGCGTCGCCGTCGTCGTCGACGGGGTCCACCACACCGGTCACCGCGCCGACACGTTCGCCCGGGTAGCCCCCGGGGAGGTGGGCCTCGTGACGGACTCCTACGGGCTCGTCGCCCTGGCTTTCGACCGTGACTCGGCCGCCCGGGAGCTCGGGTTGCGGGCCGGATCCGGCGTGAGCATCCGCTCCCTCGACGGCGCCGATCGTCCCGGCTTCGTCACCCCTGTCACCCTCTCGATCCGCCGCGCCGCCGGCGAGGAGGCCACCCCATGA
- the proC gene encoding pyrroline-5-carboxylate reductase — MVRLQIVGGGKMGEALLGGLLAAGWAASDDLAVVERLDDRRTTLRAAFPGVAVLDRPVACDGALLAVKPGDVAETCHELALAGVRRVVSIAAGVGTPAIEAALGGGVAVVRAMPNTPAVIGAGASAVAGGTSADPDDVEWALSILGAVGVAVKVAESQLDAVTGLSGSGPAYVFLMAEALIEAGVLVGLSREVAEVLAVQTLLGSARLLESSDEHAAALRAAVTSPGGTTAAGLRVLETGGLRATVLEAVAAATERSAELGRG; from the coding sequence ATGGTGCGACTGCAGATCGTCGGCGGCGGGAAGATGGGCGAGGCGCTCCTCGGGGGACTGCTCGCCGCCGGGTGGGCGGCGTCCGACGACCTCGCCGTGGTCGAGCGCCTCGACGACCGCCGCACGACGCTGCGCGCCGCCTTCCCCGGGGTGGCCGTGCTCGATCGACCAGTGGCCTGCGACGGCGCCCTCCTGGCCGTCAAGCCCGGTGACGTCGCCGAGACCTGCCACGAGCTGGCGCTGGCGGGCGTGCGCCGAGTGGTGTCGATCGCCGCCGGCGTCGGGACCCCGGCGATCGAGGCCGCCCTGGGCGGCGGGGTGGCGGTCGTCAGGGCGATGCCCAACACCCCGGCGGTGATCGGGGCGGGGGCCTCGGCGGTGGCCGGCGGGACGAGCGCCGACCCCGACGACGTCGAGTGGGCCCTGTCGATCCTCGGGGCCGTCGGCGTGGCGGTGAAGGTCGCCGAGTCGCAGCTCGACGCGGTCACCGGTCTGTCGGGCTCGGGTCCCGCCTACGTCTTCCTGATGGCCGAGGCCCTCATCGAGGCCGGCGTGCTGGTGGGGCTCAGCCGGGAGGTGGCCGAGGTGCTGGCCGTGCAGACCCTGCTCGGCTCGGCCCGCCTGCTCGAGTCGAGCGACGAGCACGCCGCGGCGCTGCGCGCCGCGGTCACCTCCCCGGGCGGGACCACCGCGGCCGGCCTGCGGGTCCTCGAGACGGGCGGCTTGCGGGCCACGGTCCTCGAAGCCGTCGCCGCGGCCACCGAACGCTCCGCCGAGCTCGGCCGGGGCTGA
- a CDS encoding YbjN domain-containing protein produces the protein MADEIADGPTLDALEARIDAWLRTQLDENPVVAAVERGEPGERRWYVRVLGESKDVFTIWFTLRQRTLHYETYVMPAPEEDHARFYEHLLRRNRRLTGAAFVIGEEDAVFLEGSLPVHAVDEGELDRILGSLYAYVERFFLPALRIGFASRFTGDSA, from the coding sequence GTGGCCGACGAGATCGCCGACGGACCGACGCTCGACGCGCTCGAGGCCCGCATCGACGCGTGGCTGCGCACCCAGCTCGACGAGAACCCGGTGGTCGCCGCGGTGGAGCGGGGCGAGCCGGGGGAGCGGCGCTGGTACGTCCGGGTCCTCGGCGAGTCGAAGGACGTTTTCACGATCTGGTTCACGCTGCGCCAGCGCACGCTCCACTACGAGACCTACGTGATGCCGGCCCCCGAGGAGGACCACGCCCGCTTCTACGAGCACCTCCTGCGCCGCAACCGCCGACTGACCGGTGCCGCGTTCGTCATCGGCGAGGAGGACGCCGTCTTCCTCGAGGGGTCGTTGCCCGTCCATGCCGTCGACGAGGGGGAGCTCGACCGCATCCTCGGTTCGCTCTACGCGTACGTGGAACGGTTCTTCCTCCCGGCGCTGCGAATCGGGTTCGCCTCCCGCTTCACCGGCGATTCGGCGTAG
- a CDS encoding glycosyltransferase, with protein MRSLAVLSLHTSPLAQPGSGDSGGMNVYVRELVAALAQAGVRTEVYVRRWADDLPEVVDVEPGFRVVHIDAGPSELAKEHLPEVVDAYTDAVARHLARRDGPDAIHANYWLSGLAGHRLKHELSLPLVATFHTLARVKAETGDPEPDRRVDAETEVIACSDAILANCEAEVEQLVELYGARPERIEIVPPGVDHAFFSPGDRAGARAALGLGAHPVLLFVGRIQPLKGVGVAIEALAALSAAHPDAVLVVVGGPSGADGDAELAAALELVDRHGLADRVRFVDPQPHHLLSTYYRAADVCVVPSRSESFGLVALEAAACGTPVVAAAVGGLLNLVVDGATGLLVDTRDPADYAAAVGEVLADSARASLMAEAAASRARRYTWSTSAARLRRLYADLTSREPVRC; from the coding sequence GTGCGCTCCCTCGCCGTCCTGTCGCTGCACACCTCCCCGTTGGCTCAGCCGGGCTCCGGCGACTCCGGGGGCATGAACGTCTACGTGCGCGAGCTCGTGGCGGCGCTCGCCCAGGCCGGCGTGCGCACCGAGGTGTACGTGCGACGGTGGGCCGACGACCTCCCCGAGGTGGTCGACGTCGAGCCGGGCTTCCGGGTGGTGCACATCGACGCCGGTCCGTCGGAGCTGGCCAAGGAGCACCTGCCCGAGGTCGTCGACGCCTACACCGACGCCGTCGCCCGCCACCTGGCCCGCCGGGACGGACCCGATGCCATCCACGCCAACTACTGGCTCTCGGGCCTGGCCGGGCACCGTCTCAAGCACGAGCTGTCGCTGCCCCTCGTCGCCACGTTCCACACCCTGGCGCGGGTCAAGGCCGAGACCGGCGACCCCGAGCCCGATCGACGGGTCGACGCCGAGACCGAGGTGATCGCCTGTTCCGACGCGATTCTCGCCAACTGCGAGGCCGAGGTCGAACAGCTCGTCGAGTTGTACGGCGCCCGACCCGAGCGGATCGAGATCGTGCCACCCGGAGTCGACCACGCCTTCTTCTCGCCGGGCGACCGCGCCGGTGCGCGGGCCGCGCTCGGGCTGGGCGCCCACCCGGTGCTGCTCTTCGTGGGCCGGATCCAGCCCCTGAAGGGCGTCGGGGTCGCGATCGAGGCGCTGGCCGCGCTCTCGGCGGCCCATCCCGACGCCGTCCTCGTGGTGGTGGGCGGGCCGAGCGGCGCCGACGGCGATGCCGAGCTCGCCGCGGCGCTCGAGCTCGTCGATCGCCACGGTCTCGCCGACCGCGTGCGCTTCGTGGATCCCCAGCCCCACCACCTGCTCTCCACCTACTACCGGGCCGCCGACGTGTGCGTCGTGCCGAGCCGGTCGGAGTCCTTCGGCCTCGTGGCCCTCGAGGCGGCGGCCTGCGGCACGCCGGTGGTGGCGGCGGCGGTCGGGGGCCTGTTGAACCTCGTGGTCGACGGCGCCACCGGCCTGCTCGTCGACACCCGGGACCCGGCGGACTACGCCGCCGCCGTGGGTGAGGTCCTCGCCGACTCCGCCCGGGCGTCCCTGATGGCGGAGGCCGCCGCGTCGCGGGCCCGGCGGTACACCTGGTCCACCAGTGCGGCCCGTCTGCGGCGCCTCTACGCCGATCTCACCTCTCGCGAGCCCGTCCGGTGCTGA
- a CDS encoding MoaD/ThiS family protein, whose product MPRLRLFAGARDAAGTARADVPGATVAAVVAEAVVRFGDDFAAVVEHSRIWCNGEPAEPGQPVGEDDEVAVLPPVSGGADPEAGPRTRR is encoded by the coding sequence GTGCCTCGCCTCCGCCTGTTCGCCGGCGCCCGCGACGCGGCCGGCACCGCCCGCGCCGACGTCCCCGGCGCCACCGTCGCCGCCGTGGTGGCCGAGGCCGTCGTCCGGTTCGGCGACGATTTCGCCGCCGTGGTGGAGCACAGCCGGATCTGGTGCAACGGCGAGCCCGCCGAGCCGGGCCAGCCCGTCGGCGAGGACGACGAGGTCGCCGTGCTCCCGCCCGTCTCGGGGGGAGCCGACCCGGAGGCGGGGCCACGGACGCGGCGATGA
- a CDS encoding histidine phosphatase family protein, whose product MTSLLLVRHGQSEWNALGRWQGRADPPLTELGRRQAFHAAARVGSVDVICASPLQRALDTARIISEQLGVGPVVVDPDLAERDAGEWQGLTRVEIEQQWPGYLAADRRPPGYEVHETLLARARGALDRIHHEFEGGEVLVLTHGGLIGAVEHDAGLPWERMPNLGGRWVAHHGDHLAVGDRLVLVDDDELTVPTQI is encoded by the coding sequence ATGACGTCCCTGCTGCTCGTGCGACACGGCCAGTCCGAGTGGAACGCCCTGGGGCGGTGGCAGGGGCGTGCCGACCCCCCGCTCACCGAGCTGGGTCGCCGCCAGGCGTTTCACGCCGCCGCCCGCGTCGGGTCGGTCGACGTCATCTGCGCCTCCCCCCTCCAGCGGGCGCTCGACACCGCCCGGATCATCTCCGAGCAGCTCGGCGTCGGGCCGGTGGTGGTCGACCCCGACCTCGCCGAGCGCGACGCCGGGGAGTGGCAGGGCCTCACGAGGGTCGAGATCGAACAGCAGTGGCCCGGCTACCTCGCCGCCGATCGACGCCCGCCCGGCTACGAGGTCCACGAGACGTTGCTGGCCAGGGCCCGCGGCGCCCTCGACCGCATCCACCACGAGTTCGAGGGCGGCGAGGTGCTCGTCCTCACCCACGGCGGTCTCATCGGCGCAGTGGAGCACGACGCCGGCCTGCCCTGGGAGCGCATGCCCAACCTCGGCGGCCGATGGGTCGCCCACCACGGCGACCACCTCGCGGTCGGCGATCGACTGGTCCTCGTCGACGACGACGAGCTGACCGTCCCGACCCAGATCTGA
- a CDS encoding M48 family metallopeptidase, whose translation MAVPYSEYPVDIVRSSRRRKTVQAQVVDGRIRVLVPARLTRREVDEYVTDLVARLDRRRRPADDAALVARAAELSRRYDLPRAGSVRWVGNQRTRWGSCTVATGDIRLSDRMVDFPQFVVDYVLVHELAHLVEANHSRRFHELVNRFPRAERATGYLLARSDAAADGRPGEADPLID comes from the coding sequence GTGGCCGTCCCGTACAGCGAGTACCCCGTCGACATCGTGCGCAGCAGCCGGCGCCGCAAGACCGTGCAGGCCCAGGTCGTCGACGGTCGCATCAGGGTCCTGGTCCCCGCCCGGCTCACCCGCCGCGAGGTCGACGAGTACGTCACCGACCTCGTGGCGCGACTCGATCGGCGCCGCCGGCCGGCCGACGACGCCGCACTCGTGGCCCGGGCCGCCGAGCTGAGCCGCCGCTACGACCTTCCCCGGGCGGGGTCGGTGCGCTGGGTGGGCAACCAGCGCACCCGGTGGGGCTCGTGCACGGTCGCCACGGGCGACATCCGCCTGTCCGACCGGATGGTCGACTTCCCCCAGTTCGTCGTCGACTACGTCCTCGTGCACGAGCTGGCCCACCTCGTGGAGGCGAACCACTCCCGCCGCTTCCACGAGCTCGTGAACCGTTTCCCCCGCGCCGAGCGGGCCACCGGCTACCTGCTGGCCCGGTCCGACGCGGCGGCCGACGGTCGCCCCGGGGAGGCCGACCCCCTGATCGACTGA